The following are encoded in a window of Providencia rettgeri genomic DNA:
- a CDS encoding amino acid permease codes for MSNSIQASADHPIDTKKIPFTKYDVGWVILCIGMAIGSGIVFMPVQIGIKGIWVFIAATLLSYPAIYWLQNLYLRTLSESEECNDYASVITQYLGKNWGIALGIAYFLMLLHGMFSYSLAVTFDSASYIKTFGLTEGLLSDSVWYGLIIISVLVAIAAQGERLLFKVSGPMVIVKFGIIVLLGVVMVPYWNFGNITAFPDFLPFMRDVFLTLPFTLFSILFVQILSPMNIAYRKVESDKRIATYRAIRANRVAYIILAVAVLFFAFSFTFSISHEQAVSAFEQNISALAIAAQVIPGSVVKVMTALLNIFAILTAFLGIYLGFQEAIKGIVVNIISRFIPEERINQTALHYGVCLGVIIALWFWVSTRFSILFFMQLGGPLFGIVSCLIPCYLVYKVPALHKFKGPTVWFIIFFGVLLCLSPFFKFFE; via the coding sequence ATGTCTAATAGTATTCAGGCAAGTGCAGACCATCCGATTGATACCAAAAAGATCCCTTTTACAAAATATGATGTGGGGTGGGTTATTTTATGTATCGGGATGGCAATTGGCTCAGGGATTGTATTTATGCCTGTGCAAATTGGTATTAAAGGGATTTGGGTCTTTATTGCTGCAACCCTGCTTTCTTATCCAGCAATTTATTGGTTACAAAATTTGTATCTGAGAACCTTATCAGAGTCTGAAGAGTGCAATGACTATGCCAGTGTTATTACACAATACTTAGGCAAAAACTGGGGGATAGCCTTAGGGATCGCGTATTTCTTAATGTTATTGCACGGTATGTTTTCTTACTCACTGGCGGTCACTTTTGACAGTGCTTCTTACATTAAAACATTTGGGTTAACTGAAGGCTTATTATCGGATTCTGTCTGGTACGGGTTGATTATTATTTCCGTATTAGTGGCGATAGCAGCCCAAGGGGAGCGGTTACTATTTAAAGTATCAGGCCCAATGGTTATCGTGAAATTTGGCATTATTGTGTTACTTGGTGTTGTTATGGTGCCGTATTGGAACTTTGGCAATATCACGGCTTTCCCTGATTTTCTGCCCTTTATGCGAGATGTTTTCTTAACATTGCCATTTACTTTGTTCTCCATTTTATTTGTGCAGATCTTAAGCCCAATGAATATTGCGTATCGTAAGGTAGAAAGTGATAAACGTATCGCTACGTACCGTGCGATACGGGCTAACCGTGTTGCTTATATTATTTTAGCTGTAGCGGTATTGTTTTTTGCATTTTCTTTTACTTTCTCAATTAGCCATGAACAAGCGGTATCTGCCTTTGAGCAAAATATTTCTGCATTAGCAATTGCTGCTCAAGTAATACCGGGCTCGGTTGTGAAAGTGATGACTGCGTTACTCAATATTTTTGCTATCTTAACGGCATTCTTAGGGATCTATTTAGGCTTCCAAGAGGCGATAAAAGGCATTGTGGTGAATATTATCAGCCGTTTTATTCCAGAAGAGCGGATTAACCAGACAGCATTGCACTATGGGGTATGTTTAGGTGTGATCATTGCGCTGTGGTTCTGGGTTTCAACACGGTTCTCGATCCTGTTCTTTATGCAGCTAGGTGGTCCATTGTTTGGTATCGTCTCTTGCCTGATCCCTTGTTATCTGGTTTACAAAGTGCCTGCACTACACAAATTTAAAGGCCCAACAGTGTGGTTCATCATTTTCTTTGGTGTGTTGCTGTGCCTATCCCCATTCTTTAAATTTTTCGAATAA